In Zingiber officinale cultivar Zhangliang chromosome 1A, Zo_v1.1, whole genome shotgun sequence, a genomic segment contains:
- the LOC122010212 gene encoding cysteine-rich repeat secretory protein 38-like: MHSPASSTLYFLCSALLFHAFLTTAIDPLHAKCSISKNYTSNDAFGHNLPQMMSLLATKAAPIGFALGSVGHGDGRVNGLALCRGDVRSSACTSCILTAGARIRDLCPRNKEAVVWYDECMVRYSDAAFFGDADYDQSFPLFNPRNTFNTRNVSDPKVFDGKVALLLERLKNKAYISPLMFAKQELEIGDQSRNLYGLAQCTKDISGGDCKKCLEAAINKLRRCCRGQRGARVVGGSCNMRYELYAFLDDA; encoded by the coding sequence ATGCATTCCCCTGCTTCTTCTACTCTTTACTTCCTCTGCTCTGCTCTCCTCTTCCACGCATTTCTGACCACTGCCATCGATCCTCTCCACGCTAAGTGCTCCATCTCCAAAAACTACACGTCTAACGACGCCTTCGGCCACAACTTGCCTCAGATGATGTCCCTGCTCGCGACAAAAGCCGCACCGATCGGCTTCGCGCTCGGCTCCGTCGGGCACGGCGACGGCCGAGTGAACGGCCTCGCGCTGTGCCGCGGCGACGTCCGAAGCTCGGCATGCACCTCGTGCATCCTGACCGCCGGCGCCCGCATCCGCGACCTCTGCCCTCGCAACAAGGAGGCTGTCGTCTGGTACGACGAGTGCATGGTGCGGTACTCCGACGCCGCATTCTTCGGCGACGCCGACTACGACCAAAGCTTCCCCTTGTTCAACCCTCGTAACACTTTCAACACGCGGAACGTTTCAGACCCGAAGGTCTTCGACGGAAAGGTGGCGCTCTTGTTGGAACGGCTGAAGAACAAGGCTTACATCTCCCCGTTGATGTTCGCGAAGCAAGAGTTGGAGATAGGAGATCAGTCGAGGAACCTGTACGGATTAGCTCAGTGCACGAAAGATATATCTGGCGGTGACTGCAAGAAGTGTCTGGAGGCTGCCATTAACAAGCTCCGCAGATGCTGCAGGGGCCAACGAGGGGCGAGGGTAGTAGGTGGCAGCTGTAACATGCGATACGAGTTGTACGCTTTCTTAGATGATGCCTAG
- the LOC122010221 gene encoding uncharacterized protein LOC122010221, which yields MSFNPLSIILQQNRLTGPNYIDWKRNLDIVLTAESYKYVLTEQCPDAPTGESTQEEIEYHRKWVKADEMARCYILASMSNVLQHQHQDLPTAYDIMNNLKELFGHQDRASRQEAMRKIMTATMQEGTPVRDHILKMMAYLNEIQILGGEIDGETQIDMILQTLPRSFEQFRLNYNMNKRVYSLAELLTELQAAEGLFRHNAQIHYAENGSTSKPKGKKKKK from the coding sequence atgtctttcaacccactgtccatcatacttcaacagaatagacttactggaccaaactacatagattggaaaagaaacctggacattgttcttactgctgaaagctataaatatgtactgactgagcagtgccctgatgcacctactggtgaatctacccaagaggagattgaatatcataggaaatgggtaaaagcagatgagatggcacggtgttacattttggcttcaatgtcaaatgtattgcaacatcagcatcaagatttaccaacagcctatgatattatgaacaatctcaaggaactctttggtcatcaagatagggcttctaggcaagaagccatgagaaagataatgacagccaccatgcaagagggtactcctgtaagggatcatatcctaaagatgatggcttatctgaacgagatacagatccttggaggagaaattgatggggaaacccagatcgatatgatcctccaaacgctacctagaagttttgagcagtttcgcctgaactataatatgaataagagggtttattcattagcggaactactgacagaacttcaagcagcagaaggattatttcgtcacaatgctcaaattcactatgctgaaaatggttctacttctaaaccgaaaggaaagaagaagaagaaa